A single Phoenix dactylifera cultivar Barhee BC4 chromosome 1, palm_55x_up_171113_PBpolish2nd_filt_p, whole genome shotgun sequence DNA region contains:
- the LOC103716222 gene encoding protein ROOT INITIATION DEFECTIVE 3, which translates to MEVVIASSPVDSGIGCWDLRSGAEQLRYRSCASPPHGLLAVARCFLASSQVRDSRAAASAPIFFWSWDKPQVEVRSFPAEPIGPLVSNSDGTYIIGGGLSGTIYLWEIASGKLLNKWHAHYRSVTCLTLSDDESLLISGSEDGCVRVWSLLMMFDDMGKMSARNLYRYSFSEHALRVTDLVSGYGLCNSIVISSSEDRTCKIWSLSEGKLLRSIMFPSIVDAIAMDRGEHAFYTGGRDGKIYIAALNAESNPNGIYGMFIIGSLYDHSKAITCLALSTDGGMLVSGSEDGTIRVWDTKSQHVTRILKHAKGPVNNVLIIRQPLRACPPALANAQASLSRKRLSLSLPPPLSKYIDSTDGEIETKAVNLLLPPWQDPEKSKYCSSNVIKKQIKELQQQSSSGAAEMESERLRLECKRSIQMAQQWKKLYQELQNLCVNELLNGVQMDDR; encoded by the exons ATGGAGGTGGTGATCGCGTCGTCTCCCGTGGACTCCGGCATCGGGTGCTGGGACCTCCGCTCCGGCGCCGAGCAGCTCCGCTATCGCTCCTGCGCCTCCCCTCCCCACGGCCTCCTTGCCGTCGCCCGCTGCTTCCTGGCCTCCTCCCAGGTCCGCGACTCCCGGGCCGCCGCCTCCGCTCCCATCTTCTTCTGGTCCTGGGACAAG CCCCAGGTGGAGGTTCGGAGCTTTCCGGCGGAACCGATTGGTCCCCTCGTTTCCAATTCCGATGGAACGTATATCATTGGTGGAGGCTTATCCGGGACCATCTACCTGTGGGAG ATAGCAAGCGGGAAACTGCTCAACAAGTGGCATGCACACTACAGGTCTGTCACTTGTCTCACTCTCTCTGATGATGAGTCATTGCTGATCTCTGGGTCTGAGGATGGATGCGTCAGAGTTTGGTCCCTTCTGAT GATGTTTGATGATATGGGCAAGATGTCTGCAAGAAATCTCTACAGATATAGCTTCTCTGAACATGCCCTGCGCGTGACTGATCTTGTTTCGGGCTATGGGCTATGCAACTCTATTGTCATCTCGTCCTCTGAGGATCGCACATGCAAG atatggagCTTATCTGAAGGTAAGCTACTGCGGAGCATTATGTTTCCTTCAATAGTTGACGCTATCGCAATGGATCGGGGGGAGCATGCATTTTACACTGGTGGTAGAGATGGCAAAATATATATTGCTGCACTTAATGCTGAAAGCAATCCTAATGGCATTTATGGAATGTTCATTATTGGTTCCTTATATGACCACAG TAAGGCTATAACATGCTTAGCACTTAGCACGGATGGAGGTATGCTGGTGTCTGGATCAGAGGATGGTACAATTCGAGTTTGGGATACTAAAAGTCAACATGTGACTCGAATCCTAAAACATGCAAAAG gtCCTGTCAATAATGTTCTTATAATTAGACAACCTCTTCGTGCATGTCCTCCAGCATTAGCAAATGCACAAGCCTCCCTATCCAGGAAGCGTCTTAGTTTGTCACTTCCTCCACCTTTGAGTAAATATATTGACTCAACAGATGGAGAAATTGAAACAAAGGCTGTAAATTTGCTTCTGCCTCCTTGGCAAGATCCAGAAAAGAGTAAATACTGCAGTTCAAATGTGATAAAGAAACAAATCAAAGAGCTTCAG CAACAGAGTTCTTCAGGTGCTGCAGAAATGGAGTCGGAAAGACTAAGGCTAGAATGTAAAAGATCAATACAGATGGCTCAGCAATGGAAGAAGCTGTACCAAGAGTTGCAAAATCTGTGTGTAAATGAGCTGTTGAATGGAGTCCAGATGGATGACAGATGA